DNA from Devosia yakushimensis:
CTTGCCATCGGGCTTTTCGACCAGGTCGACCTGCGGCTTCACATTGGTCCATTTGAAGTTGCGCAGGGCGGCGACCTGAATTTCGTTATCGAAGTGGCCGATATTGGCGACGATGGCCATGTCCTTGAGATTGCGCATGTCATCGAGGGTGAGCACATCGCGATTGCCGGTGGCAGTGACGACGATGTCGGCACGCGGGGCGGCCTCTTCCAGCGTCACCACTTCAAAGCCTTCCATGGCCGCCTGCAGGGCGCAGATGGGGTCGACTTCGGTGACCAGCACGCGGGCGCCAGCGCCGCGCAGCGATTCCGCCGAGCCCTTGCCCACATCGCCATAGCCGCACACGATAGCGACCTTGCCGGCGAGCATCACGTCCGTGCCGCGGCGGATGGCATCGACCAGCGATTCACGGGTGCCATACTTGTTGTCGAACTTGGACTTGGTGACCGAGTCATTGACGTTGATGGCGGGGAAGGGCAGCTCACCCTTGGCATGGAGCTGATAGAGCCGCATCACGCCCGTCGTGGTTTCTTCCGAGACGCCGCGGATATTGGCGCGGATGGTGGAGAAGAAATTCGGCGACGTCGCCAGGCGCTTCAGAATCGTGGCGAAGAAGATTTCTTCTTCCTCATTGCCGGGCTTGTCGAGGAAGGCCGCGTCCTTTTCGGCCTTGGCGCCGTTGAGGATATACATGGTGGCGTCCCCGCCATCATCGAGGATCATATTGGGGGTGAGGCCATTGCCCCAATCCATCATGCGGTCGGTAAAGGCCCAATATTCTTCCAGCGTCTCGCCCTTATGGGCAAAAACCGGAATGCCGGCGGCCGCGATGGCGGCGGCAGCGTGGTCCTGGGTCGAAAAGATATTGCAGCTCACCCAGCGCACTTCGGCCCCGAGCGCCACCAGCGTCTCGATCAGCACGGCGGTCTGGATGGTCATGTGGAGCGAGCCGGCAATGCGCGCGCCCTTGAGCGGCTGGGCAGCGGCATATTCCTCGCGGATGGCCATCAGGCCGGGCATTTCGATCTCGGCGATCTGGATTTCCTTGCGGCCGAAATCGGCAAGCGAAATGTCCTTGATCGCGTAGTCGGTCGATTTGGTGGTCGATTTGGTCATCGGGCAGGCTCCGCCTCGCATAGGGATGTCTTGGCTTTGCTATAGCCAAGGCGAGCCGCAGGATCAACCGGATATAAAGATAAGTTTATATCCCTCACATCTCGCGCCTCCGAAAATTGCCATTGCACTCTACCTACCAATAGGTAGATAAAGCCCATGAACAATCCTTCCTCGACAGCCGACGACATCCTGGCCTGCGCGCGCTCCCTGATTACGGCGGGCGGCTATAACGGCTTCAGCTATGCCGACATCGCCGAGGTCGTGGGCATCCGCAAGGCGTCCATCCACCACCATTTCCCCAGCAAGGTCGATCTGGTTCGCATATTGGTGCAGCGCTATCGCGAGGATGCCAGGGCAGGCTTTGCCGAACTGGCGCGGACGGCATCCGATCCGCGCGACCAGCTCGCCAAATATGTCGGCTATTGGGAAACATGCATCATGGATGCCAGCGATCCATTTTGCGTCTGCGCCCTTCTGGCCAGCGAACTTCCCGCCCTCCCGCCATCCGTGGCCGTCGAAGTGCGGCTTCATTTCGAGACCCTGTCGGCCTGGCTGACCTCGGCATTCGAACGCGGCGCCGCTCTTGGCGTCTTCCGCCTCGCCAACCCGCCGCAGGCGGAAGCCGAGACCTTCATGGCCACGGTGCATGGAGGCATGCTCTCCGCCCGGGCCCAGGATGATCCGCGCCTGTTTGGAACAATCACCCGCTCCCTGCTCAATCGCCTCTCCAGCTAACCGAACCCGGCCCTAGCGCCATTTCACCCTCCGTTACCTACCAATTAGTAGATAGGAATATCCATGTCATCCATTGCCGCAAATCCCGCCCGCTCCACCGAAGAAGGCTGGCTCACGCGATATTATCTCGGCCGCACGGCCTTCTCGGCCGCCTGGGTGGCGGCTGCCCTGACGCTGGGCCTGCACCATGCCGGCTTCGGCGTGGTTTTGCTGGTGATCTACCCGCTCTGGGATGCGGCGGCCAATTATGCCGACGCTGCCCGAAATGGGGGCCTCGTTCGCAATCGCACGCAGGCAATTAACGTCTTGGTCAGCCTCGTCACGACCCTGGCCGTGCTGGTGGCCCTGCAGATGGGGCTGAGCGCAGTCCTTGCGGTTTTCGGAGCCTGGGCGGTGCTGTCGGGGCTGTTGCAATTGGGAACGGCCGTCCGTCGCTGGAAGGCGGGAGCGCAATGGGCCATGATCCTGAGCGGCGCTCAATCGGCGCTGGCCGGTACGTTCTTTGTCATTCAGGCCCAGCAATCGGTGCCGGTCGTCATCCCCACGATTGCCGGTTATGCGGCTTTCGGCGCCATCTATTTCCTGGTTTCCGCGCTTTGGCTCATCATCGGCAAAAGGCTGCGCAGGCAGGGATAATTACCGATAGGCTTCCCGCCGCTTCCGCTTGAACGGCAGGGCGCAGAACCGCCAAAGGCCCGACAGCACCAGATAGGCCAGGATGAACCCGCCTCCGGCATAGAGCAGGCCTTCCATGGTCACCGGAATGGCGGGCTTATAGGCCTCGAGCGTGCGGCGGCCGATATCGGTATCGAGATAGGCCGGCAGCGATTGCAGGCGCTCGATGGGTCCGGCGCCCTCGATACGGGCCAGGGTGGCGCTGAGCTGTTCATAGCGTGTGAACGTGGCCGCCATGGCCGTGCCGCGTCCGACGATGAAGGCGTCGGTGGACCCTTCATAACGCCCCAGCGCCTCGGCCCGGTCCAGCCCGCCCGCCGCGGCCGCGCGGTCGAAATCCTCGGTCACGATGCGCAGCTCATCCACCGCCCCGCCGAGCCGCTGGGTATATTGCTGGGCATATTCAGGGAATTGGCTGAGGGTCAGCGCCAGCCCAACCCCACCGATCCCGGCAATAATCCGCCGCATACAAACCTCCGCGTTGTGAAAAGCATGTGGGGCCGGAGTTACGGTTGTATGAATGACCTCAGCTGCCGGGTGCAGCCTTGCCTGCCCAGGTGTCGATTGCGTGATCGACCAAAGCCGGCAATTGGACAAAGATGCCGCGTCCCTCGCCCAGCGGCCCGGCCTGCGCCAATCCCTTTTCAATCGCCCCGGCGCCGATAGGAAGAAAGGCGGCGCTGTCCATGATGGCGGGGGTATTGAAGCTGACCCATTCCCGCTTGCCATTGACGAGCATCGGGGCGCCTTCCTGGATGAGTGCCGGATTGGCGACATAGCGCCGTTCCGCAAGATGGAGGGCGGTGCAGGTGTCGAAATCCACGCCCATGAGCAGGATGCTGGCCCCCAGCCGATAAAGCGCGCCCAAGGGAGAGTGCTCGCCAAAAGGGTCGGCAAGATCGTGGCTTTGCGTCACTTCCCCCGCCAGCGGCCCCAGGGCGGAAAACGACGTAGAGGGATGATTGCTGCGCATGCTGCCTGGCCAGGTGCGAAACAGTTCGGCCACCTGCCCCATCTGCCTGGTCGGCGTGATCTGTGGGTCGAAGGCCGGCATAGTGTCCCGAATGGGCCGATGCCATGCCTTGGGCACCGGTGGCGCCTCCCAATGCTGCGGATCGGTGAGACCAGCCGAATGGGCAGGCATGACGAGAGTGCCGTGCTTGCCGATGGCGTCGAGCAAGGCCTGAACGACCGCAACAGCGCCGCCATTGACCCAGCCCAGCGCACTGAGGGACGAATGTACGACCAGCAGATCGCCGTCCTTGACGCCAAGCGCGCGTATATCGGCGAGCAGGCTATCGCGCGTAACCGGCGCGGCGGTCCGCAAGACTTGGTCGGGCTCAGTCAAGGCATTCCCCATACTGCTGGTCGAGCAGCACGCGGTTAACCCGCCGCCCCGTCGCTATCCTCGTCAAATCCGTTATTGACCAGCTCGACAATAGCCTCCAGCGCCTCTCGCGCCTGTTTGCCGCTGGCCTGTACCAGGATCGTGCTCCCCGGTCCCGCGCCCAGCATCATCAGGCCCATGATGGAATTGCCGGCCACCGAGGTGCCGTCCTTGATGACGGCGATGGAAGCGTCGAAGCATTCGGCGGTGCGCACGAAGCGGGCCGAGGCGCGGGCATGCAGGCCCTTGCGATTGACGATGGTCAATTGCTGGGCGACGGCCCGGCCGGTGCTGGCGGCGTCCATGGCTTACCCCGCGCTCAGGATGGAATTGGCCACGGTAATATATTTGCGGCCCGCTTCCTGCGCCAGATTGACCGCGTCCTTGATGGTCATGTCGCCGCGCACGCGGCCGAGCTTGACCAGCATGGGCAGGTTGACCCCGGCGATCACCTCGACATCGCGGTTCTGCATCACCGAGATGGCGAGATTGGACGGCGTGCCGCCGAACATGTCGGTGAGGATGATGACGCCCGAGCCATTATCGGCGCGGTCGACCGCGGCCAGAATGTCGTTGCGCCGGTTTTCCATATTGTCGTCGGGACCAATGGCGATGGTTTCGCAGTAATCCTGCGGGCCGACGACGTGTTCCAGTGCCGACTTGAACTCATTGGCGAGCGCACCATGCGTCACCAGAACCAGACCGATCATGCAACGTCCCCAGCCTGCCGAGATGCGCCTGCGTCGTGGCGCCGACGGCATTCCAGTATTGTCTGCCCCCTGCCCGCGCCAGTGCTTAACCCGGCAAAGGCGTGAACAAATATCAGTCTTGCCCCGGAGCGGCGGGGATTCAAGTGGTTTTTTGTCACGGACGGCCCTCCGGCCGGTCCAGGGCGGCAATGGCCTCACTTACCAACAGCATTTGATGCTCGAGCCCGACAAGGCGGGCCTCGGGCACCGGAGCGCGGGGCAGCGACACCCCCAGAATCTCGGTGCTGAAAGCAGGGGATTCGGGCATGCGCACCAGCTCAGGCACGAGATCGATCAGCAGATGGAGCGGCGCGGGGCTCACATGCGGACGGTTGATAATGCCCCGCCCACGCAGCTCGATAAGCCCGGCAATCGGGGCCGGAACGCTCATGAGCAGCCCTGACGGGCCGGGAGCCAGATCGACCCGGTCATCGGCCACGAGAGCAGCGGAAAGGCCGCGCGCCGCCCAGCGATCGAGCAGGGCCAGAGCCAGCAGCGACTTGCCCGCGCCCGAGGGGCCGCGCAGCAGCAATCCGGTCGTGCCAAGCTGGATGGCCGTGCCATGCAGATTGTGGTTCTGGGTCATGGCGGGGCCTATTTGCGCGCCCGCGGCAACACAATCGTGAACAGGGCGCCCGAGCGATCCTCGCGATTGGACGCGCGGATCGTGCCCTTATGGGCGTCCACGATCTGCTTGGAGATGGACAGGCCCAGCCCCGAATGATCGCCGAAGCTCTCGGTATCGGGCCGGTCGGTATAGAAACGCTGGAAGATCTTGCCGAAATCCCCGGTTATGCCGCGCCCCTCATCAGTCACGGTCACGGTGATGTCGTCGGCATCGGTGGCGAGCGCGACTGTTACCACGCCCCCTTCGGGCGAGAAGGAAACGGCATTGTCGATGAGATTGGCAAAGACCTGCGCCAGCCGGCTTTCATGGCCATTGACCACCGCATTGCCTTTGCCTGTCCGCTTGCCCATCACCACCGAGACATTGCGGCCCTGGGCCATGTCCTGCTGGATGCCGACCATGGCCTCGGCCAGTTTTTCGATATCGACGCGGTCGGCGCTTTCGCGCGCCAGTTCGGCATCGAGCCGGCTGGCGCTGGAAATATCGGTGATCAGCCGGTCAAGCCGTTTGACATCGTGCTGGATGATGGCATTGAGCCGGTCCTTGTCCTCCTGGCGCTTGGCCAGCGGCAGGGTTTCCACCGCGCTGCGCAGCGAGGTCAGCGGGTTCTTGAGCTCGTGGGCCACATCGGCGGCAAAGCGCTCGATGGCCTCGATGCGGTTGTAAAGCGCGTCGGTCATCCGCCGCAATGCGCCCGACAGATGCCCGATCTCGTCGGGCCGGTCGGTGAAATCGGGGATTTCGGCGCGGGCATTGCCGGCGGTCTGCACCCGCTCGGCCGCTGCCGAAAGCCGCCGCATCGGGCCGGCAATGGTGCCCGCCAGCAGCAGGGACAGCGCGATCTGCACCGCCGCGGCGATCATGGCGATGCGCAAAATGCCCCAACGCTCCTGGGAGACGATGGAATCGATATCGCCCGGCGCGGTCGAGAGCAGGATGGCGCCGACCACCGCGCGCACGCGCTGCACGGGAACGGCGACCGAGACGACCAATTGGTTCTGCGCGTCGACACGCACGAAATCGGCCGGCGCGCCCTGCAGGGCCGAAGCGACCTCGGGATAGCGCATGCCCTCGTCGACGCCATATTCCTGATATTTGGGGAAATTGTCGCCCGGCACCCAGGACAAGACGCCATTCCACCAATCCCAGAGGAAATTGCCTTCCTTCTTGGTCTCGATGATCTGCCGGATCACTTCGCCCCGGGCATAGATATTGTCGCTGTCCAAAATCATCAGCCCACCCTGATCGTAGATGCGCGCACGGGTGCGCGTGGGGGTGATGAGGTTGCGCAGCAGGGGCGCCACGCGTTCGGGATTGATGGGGAATTCCAGCGTCGGATCGAAATAGGAGAGCGAGGAGACCGTGCCGTCCCCCTGCAATTCCAGCAACCGGTCGGGATTGACCGAAATGACGTCGCTATCGACCGTAGCCGAAGCGGCGACC
Protein-coding regions in this window:
- a CDS encoding HPr kinase/phosphorylase; amino-acid sequence: MTQNHNLHGTAIQLGTTGLLLRGPSGAGKSLLALALLDRWAARGLSAALVADDRVDLAPGPSGLLMSVPAPIAGLIELRGRGIINRPHVSPAPLHLLIDLVPELVRMPESPAFSTEILGVSLPRAPVPEARLVGLEHQMLLVSEAIAALDRPEGRP
- a CDS encoding HPr family phosphocarrier protein, with the translated sequence MDAASTGRAVAQQLTIVNRKGLHARASARFVRTAECFDASIAVIKDGTSVAGNSIMGLMMLGAGPGSTILVQASGKQAREALEAIVELVNNGFDEDSDGAAG
- a CDS encoding aminoglycoside N(3)-acetyltransferase: MTEPDQVLRTAAPVTRDSLLADIRALGVKDGDLLVVHSSLSALGWVNGGAVAVVQALLDAIGKHGTLVMPAHSAGLTDPQHWEAPPVPKAWHRPIRDTMPAFDPQITPTRQMGQVAELFRTWPGSMRSNHPSTSFSALGPLAGEVTQSHDLADPFGEHSPLGALYRLGASILLMGVDFDTCTALHLAERRYVANPALIQEGAPMLVNGKREWVSFNTPAIMDSAAFLPIGAGAIEKGLAQAGPLGEGRGIFVQLPALVDHAIDTWAGKAAPGS
- a CDS encoding PTS sugar transporter subunit IIA; the protein is MIGLVLVTHGALANEFKSALEHVVGPQDYCETIAIGPDDNMENRRNDILAAVDRADNGSGVIILTDMFGGTPSNLAISVMQNRDVEVIAGVNLPMLVKLGRVRGDMTIKDAVNLAQEAGRKYITVANSILSAG
- a CDS encoding TetR/AcrR family transcriptional regulator, with translation MNNPSSTADDILACARSLITAGGYNGFSYADIAEVVGIRKASIHHHFPSKVDLVRILVQRYREDARAGFAELARTASDPRDQLAKYVGYWETCIMDASDPFCVCALLASELPALPPSVAVEVRLHFETLSAWLTSAFERGAALGVFRLANPPQAEAETFMATVHGGMLSARAQDDPRLFGTITRSLLNRLSS
- a CDS encoding DUF2937 family protein, encoding MRRIIAGIGGVGLALTLSQFPEYAQQYTQRLGGAVDELRIVTEDFDRAAAAGGLDRAEALGRYEGSTDAFIVGRGTAMAATFTRYEQLSATLARIEGAGPIERLQSLPAYLDTDIGRRTLEAYKPAIPVTMEGLLYAGGGFILAYLVLSGLWRFCALPFKRKRREAYR
- a CDS encoding stimulus-sensing domain-containing protein is translated as MPPEVASEPERRRRHPWRLLLAPFYRVAGGISRFLDFTIFSSLTRRIIVLNLAGLLVLVVGILYLNQWRAGLIDARVQSLRVQGEIIAAAVAASATVDSDVISVNPDRLLELQGDGTVSSLSYFDPTLEFPINPERVAPLLRNLITPTRTRARIYDQGGLMILDSDNIYARGEVIRQIIETKKEGNFLWDWWNGVLSWVPGDNFPKYQEYGVDEGMRYPEVASALQGAPADFVRVDAQNQLVVSVAVPVQRVRAVVGAILLSTAPGDIDSIVSQERWGILRIAMIAAAVQIALSLLLAGTIAGPMRRLSAAAERVQTAGNARAEIPDFTDRPDEIGHLSGALRRMTDALYNRIEAIERFAADVAHELKNPLTSLRSAVETLPLAKRQEDKDRLNAIIQHDVKRLDRLITDISSASRLDAELARESADRVDIEKLAEAMVGIQQDMAQGRNVSVVMGKRTGKGNAVVNGHESRLAQVFANLIDNAVSFSPEGGVVTVALATDADDITVTVTDEGRGITGDFGKIFQRFYTDRPDTESFGDHSGLGLSISKQIVDAHKGTIRASNREDRSGALFTIVLPRARK
- the ahcY gene encoding adenosylhomocysteinase, which produces MTKSTTKSTDYAIKDISLADFGRKEIQIAEIEMPGLMAIREEYAAAQPLKGARIAGSLHMTIQTAVLIETLVALGAEVRWVSCNIFSTQDHAAAAIAAAGIPVFAHKGETLEEYWAFTDRMMDWGNGLTPNMILDDGGDATMYILNGAKAEKDAAFLDKPGNEEEEIFFATILKRLATSPNFFSTIRANIRGVSEETTTGVMRLYQLHAKGELPFPAINVNDSVTKSKFDNKYGTRESLVDAIRRGTDVMLAGKVAIVCGYGDVGKGSAESLRGAGARVLVTEVDPICALQAAMEGFEVVTLEEAAPRADIVVTATGNRDVLTLDDMRNLKDMAIVANIGHFDNEIQVAALRNFKWTNVKPQVDLVEKPDGKRLILLSEGRLVNLGNATGHPSFVMSASFSNQTLAQIELWTNGAKLEKKVHVLPKHLDEKVAELHLAKLGAKLTKLTKDQADYIGVPENGPFKSGEYRY
- a CDS encoding DUF308 domain-containing protein; its protein translation is MSSIAANPARSTEEGWLTRYYLGRTAFSAAWVAAALTLGLHHAGFGVVLLVIYPLWDAAANYADAARNGGLVRNRTQAINVLVSLVTTLAVLVALQMGLSAVLAVFGAWAVLSGLLQLGTAVRRWKAGAQWAMILSGAQSALAGTFFVIQAQQSVPVVIPTIAGYAAFGAIYFLVSALWLIIGKRLRRQG